The following is a genomic window from Spirosoma foliorum.
GAGGCAAACAACGCCTGTTCCGCTACTCCAATCAGCCGTTTATTCATTTTAAAATTGAAGGTAAGGAGCTAATGATCTGGCGCGGGTATTTACCCGTGCCTATTTATTCAGCAAGCATTCGCTTGCGTCAGTGAATACTGACTTCATTAAAAGACACGAGTAAATACTCGCGCCATAATTACGCAATAATATCATGTACCACTTTCCCCGAAACATCCGTCAGCCGATACCGACGGCCCAGGTGTTTGAAGATCAGTTTCTCATGGTTGAGGCCCATTTGATTCAACACTGTAGCCTGGAAATCATGCACGTGCACAGGGTCTTTGACGATATTATACCCCATTTCGTCGGTTTCGCCGTACACAATGCCGGGTTTGATACCACCGCCCGCCATCCAGATCGTGAAGCAACGTGGGTGATGATCCCGACCGTAATTGTCTTTAGTCAGTTTGCCTTGCGTATAGCTGGTGCGGCCAAACTCCCCACCCCAAATCACCAGTGTTTCGTCGAGCAAACCCCGCTGTTTTAGATCGGTAACTAAAGCGGCTGATGCCTGATCGACGTCTTTCGCCTGCTTGGCAATCTCGAACGGAAGGTTCCCGTGCTGATCCCAGCCCTGGTGGTACAACTGAACAAATCGAACCCCGTTTTCGGATAGCTTTCTGGCTAGTAGGCAATTGGCAGCAAAGGTGCCGGGCACCAAACAATCAGGACCATAAAGTTTGATAATATCGTCGGGCTCCTTTGATAAATCCATGACTTCAGGCACGGCGGTTTGCATCCGGTACGCCATCTCGTACTGCTTCACTTTGGCGGTTATTTCTGGATCACCAAACTCCTGATACGATAAATCATTGAGCTGCGCCAGATTATCGAGCATGTCCCGGCGATCCTGCCGATTCATACCATCGGGATCGCGGAGATACAAAACGGGGTCTTCGCCCTTGCTAAACTGAACGCCCTGGTGAATGGAATCCAGAAACCCATTCGACCATAGCTTGGAATAAACGCCCTGTCCATTACCAATTCCCCGCGATAGCAATACCGTAAAATTGGGCAGATTCTTATTTTCATTACCTAGTCCGTAGCTCAACCAGGAACCCATACTAGGTCGATTTCCCTGCTGCGAACCCGTCTGCAAAAACGTGAGCGCTGGATCGTGATTAATAGCCTCCGTGAACATGGACTTCACAATGCAAAGGTCATCCACAATTTTGGCTGTATATGGAAACAGGTCACTCACCCACGCCCGCGACTGGCCATACTGCTTGAAATCGACAAACGAGCCCACCAACGGGAATTGCTTCTGATTGGCT
Proteins encoded in this region:
- a CDS encoding DUF1501 domain-containing protein, producing MEKEILEHGLNFNRRRFLSRLSLGLGSAALGSLLIPDLFSGNGMSEDGLTPGIPHFAPKAKRVIYLFQNGAPSQQELFDYKPKLREMMGQEIPPSVRGTQRLTGMTANQKQFPLVGSFVDFKQYGQSRAWVSDLFPYTAKIVDDLCIVKSMFTEAINHDPALTFLQTGSQQGNRPSMGSWLSYGLGNENKNLPNFTVLLSRGIGNGQGVYSKLWSNGFLDSIHQGVQFSKGEDPVLYLRDPDGMNRQDRRDMLDNLAQLNDLSYQEFGDPEITAKVKQYEMAYRMQTAVPEVMDLSKEPDDIIKLYGPDCLVPGTFAANCLLARKLSENGVRFVQLYHQGWDQHGNLPFEIAKQAKDVDQASAALVTDLKQRGLLDETLVIWGGEFGRTSYTQGKLTKDNYGRDHHPRCFTIWMAGGGIKPGIVYGETDEMGYNIVKDPVHVHDFQATVLNQMGLNHEKLIFKHLGRRYRLTDVSGKVVHDIIA